The genomic interval ctttgttgtttatgtttatattttatgtgtgtttttgttgtttatgtttatattttgtgtatctttgttgtttatgttcatatattgtgtttgttgtttatgtttatttattttgtgtctttgttgtttatgtttatattttgtgtgtgttgtgttgtttaccGGGACAGGGACCGTGACAGACGGAGCTGCGAGCGCTCGGCCCGTCACACTGTCGACCTCCATATTTAGGGGCGGGACGATCACACTTCCTGATGGACAGTTGAAGCCCCTCCCCACAGAGGGCGGAGCACGGCCCGGGCGGAGACCACGCCCCCCAGCTGCCGTCCACTGCAgggacagccaatcagagcacacGTCAGGTTTCCGTTGTCATACTGAAGCTTGTTCTTACCTGTCGATGGTCTCACCTGGACAGTTGGGGAGTTCGCTGCAGTCCTGGTCCTCGAACTCGTCTCCGGGGCAATCGTTGCCGGGAGACACCGTGTCATTGGAGGGGACGGGGTTAGAGCAAGAGCGATAACGCATTCTGGTGGGGATGATGACATCATTATCTAGGTCATTGATGCACGAACTCGAACACTGAGTCCAACCGGACCAACTGGACCAACCACCATGgactgagggacagacagaaagacaaagagggaaGGACAGACAGAGTTCTTTAT from Plectropomus leopardus isolate mb unplaced genomic scaffold, YSFRI_Pleo_2.0 unplaced_scaffold87228, whole genome shotgun sequence carries:
- the LOC121940451 gene encoding properdin-like, producing the protein NKELCLSFPLCLSVCPSVHGGWSSWSGWTQCSSSCINDLDNDVIIPTRMRYRSCSNPVPSNDTVSPGNDCPGDEFEDQDCSELPNCPVDGSWGAWSPPGPCSALCGEGLQLSIRKCDRPAPKYGGRQCDGPSARSSVCHGPCPGKQHNTHKI